The bacterium genome has a window encoding:
- a CDS encoding protoglobin domain-containing protein, with translation MNNISQIEQHYRFSSQDRENLQRLRPIMEQHKNQLIDRFYNTLLQSEELSKFLPNEELIARHKKSLSTWFMDLFNGDYDTHYLQNIQRIGYVHVKIGLDAHFMNSSMYLIREFCIEIIDKHIKKSEEHLELIKSMEKILDINLEIMFSSYRREELNKVFLSYRLEHSLIRLAERFSYGLNLTLILALMGLSIGIMGLLSIDIWKLVFGKMEHGIINVLGTLLMLWVMIELMDTEIEHLKKGKFSITIFVEVALVAFIRDALVASLEHGDILKQVFLVSTILALGLVYWLISKADEKK, from the coding sequence ATGAATAATATCTCTCAAATTGAACAACATTACCGTTTTTCAAGCCAGGACCGCGAGAACCTGCAGCGCCTCCGGCCAATTATGGAGCAGCACAAAAATCAGCTTATTGACCGTTTCTACAATACCCTGCTTCAATCTGAAGAATTATCCAAATTCTTGCCAAATGAAGAATTGATTGCAAGGCATAAAAAATCTCTCAGTACATGGTTCATGGATTTATTTAACGGCGACTATGACACCCACTATTTGCAAAACATCCAGCGGATAGGATATGTGCATGTAAAAATAGGCCTTGACGCGCATTTTATGAACTCTTCAATGTATCTTATCAGGGAATTTTGCATTGAAATAATTGATAAGCACATTAAAAAATCTGAAGAGCATTTGGAATTAATCAAATCAATGGAAAAAATATTGGATATAAATTTAGAAATCATGTTTTCTTCCTATCGCCGCGAAGAACTTAATAAAGTTTTTTTGTCCTACCGGTTAGAACACAGCCTTATACGATTGGCTGAACGTTTCAGCTATGGGTTGAACCTCACCCTCATACTTGCCCTAATGGGTCTTTCAATAGGAATAATGGGTCTTTTGTCCATAGATATCTGGAAATTAGTTTTTGGGAAAATGGAACACGGGATAATTAATGTATTAGGCACACTACTTATGTTATGGGTTATGATCGAACTCATGGATACCGAAATTGAACACTTAAAAAAGGGAAAGTTTTCAATTACAATATTTGTGGAAGTGGCCCTCGTGGCTTTTATCCGTGACGCACTTGTGGCATCGCTTGAACACGGGGATATTTTAAAACAGGTATTTTTAGTGTCTACCATACTCGCCCTGGGATTAGTATACTGGCTTATTTCCAAAGCTGACGAAAAAAAGTAA
- a CDS encoding radical SAM protein has protein sequence MIIPSEAIDYCIWSLRQYIFENRIFDSKILPLAKIFSRFPQELALTTTNLCNLKCIWCPNKHIKSKGVMGRELYEKIVNEFIYDYRQFNKRILFGEFGEPFVDKNFTDRIDYIRKINSTLPISLFTNGYALNKEIAAKLIENKAAITISLDEVEPDLYFKVKGKDFNVVFNNVLDFIDLAKLKNHNLFEVQVKTLMSRKEINKSKNFHLLKNKTRNIHLRFMQGTAMQNWAGSIDKNKLFDKIGLHKKPPHRFIKEKLNVPCIRLFTTLQVNYDGKVHLCCKDMLGKVILGDLNENSIKEVWQGGKIENIRNTAIGRQRNKIPLCNICDFLRSWRYLKGRKFC, from the coding sequence ATGATTATTCCAAGTGAGGCGATAGATTATTGTATCTGGTCTTTACGTCAATATATATTTGAAAACAGAATATTTGATTCAAAAATACTGCCGCTGGCCAAAATATTCAGCAGGTTTCCGCAGGAATTAGCGCTGACAACCACGAATCTCTGCAATCTGAAATGTATCTGGTGCCCTAATAAACATATAAAGAGCAAAGGGGTAATGGGCAGGGAACTCTATGAAAAAATCGTGAATGAATTTATTTATGACTACAGGCAGTTCAATAAGCGGATATTGTTCGGGGAATTCGGGGAACCTTTTGTTGACAAAAATTTTACTGACAGGATAGACTATATCCGGAAAATAAACAGCACATTGCCGATTTCCTTGTTTACTAATGGCTATGCGTTGAATAAAGAAATTGCGGCAAAGCTTATTGAAAATAAAGCCGCGATTACAATCAGCTTGGACGAGGTTGAACCGGACTTATATTTTAAGGTGAAGGGGAAAGATTTCAATGTGGTGTTTAATAATGTCCTTGATTTTATTGATTTAGCTAAACTTAAAAACCATAATTTATTCGAAGTACAGGTAAAAACGCTGATGTCCCGGAAGGAGATAAATAAATCTAAAAATTTTCACCTGTTGAAAAATAAAACCAGAAATATTCATTTAAGGTTTATGCAGGGAACTGCGATGCAAAACTGGGCAGGCTCAATTGATAAAAATAAATTATTTGATAAAATCGGATTACACAAAAAACCACCGCACAGGTTTATCAAGGAAAAACTGAATGTTCCGTGTATCCGCTTATTCACGACATTACAGGTCAATTATGACGGCAAGGTCCATCTATGTTGTAAGGACATGCTGGGGAAGGTCATTTTGGGCGATTTGAACGAAAACAGCATTAAAGAAGTCTGGCAGGGCGGGAAGATAGAAAATATAAGAAATACTGCGATCGGGAGACAAAGAAATAAAATTCCCTTGTGTAATATTTGTGACTTTTTAAGGAGCTGGCGGTACTTGAAGGGCAGGAAGTTTTGCTGA
- a CDS encoding glycosyltransferase family 9 protein yields MQNKISAKNIKKILLIHLRRIGDILLCTPSIKAVREYYKDAEITFLTEGPFYEVLSGNPFLDNIILLEEDEKKDFKKYVKFLKKIHDNMFDLTIDFYGNPRSSLIAFISGAKHRVGFDYPLRQYFYNIRVPLNANERYVVQVKFDLLRQIGIEPVSEKLDIFIPQEAKNKVECFLKEKGINSSRGAAGRIDGLIAFSPTSRRKKRRWFPEKFAELGDRLINSDKKVIFILGPGEEDYVNSIVNMMKTKPVISFKSSIKESAAILERCRLLVTNFNGSKHIAQAVGTPTIGLCEPSEAPVWNPVSESHKAIYKNVSCAGCGKVDDCKDMSCMKLIEVDEVEKTVGEMINI; encoded by the coding sequence GTGCAAAATAAAATATCGGCAAAAAACATAAAAAAGATACTTTTGATACATCTGCGCAGGATTGGAGACATTTTGCTGTGCACACCTTCAATAAAAGCAGTTAGAGAATATTATAAAGACGCGGAGATTACATTTTTAACCGAGGGACCCTTCTATGAAGTATTAAGCGGGAATCCTTTTTTGGATAATATTATTTTACTTGAAGAAGACGAAAAGAAAGATTTTAAAAAATATGTTAAATTCCTTAAAAAAATCCATGATAACATGTTTGATTTGACGATCGATTTTTACGGGAACCCGCGGAGCAGCCTGATTGCTTTTATAAGCGGTGCGAAACACAGGGTTGGATTTGATTATCCCCTGAGGCAGTATTTTTATAATATTCGCGTCCCCCTGAATGCCAACGAGCGGTATGTGGTCCAGGTGAAATTTGATTTGCTCAGGCAAATCGGGATTGAACCTGTAAGTGAAAAATTAGATATTTTTATACCTCAGGAGGCAAAAAATAAGGTTGAATGTTTTTTAAAAGAAAAGGGTATAAATAGTTCCCGCGGCGCGGCAGGCAGGATTGACGGACTTATTGCATTCAGCCCGACGAGCAGAAGAAAAAAAAGAAGGTGGTTTCCCGAAAAATTTGCGGAGCTTGGTGACCGGCTGATTAATTCGGATAAAAAGGTTATTTTTATTTTAGGACCGGGAGAGGAAGATTATGTAAATTCAATTGTAAATATGATGAAAACAAAACCGGTAATATCTTTTAAAAGCTCAATAAAAGAATCGGCAGCGATTCTTGAAAGATGCCGGCTCCTAGTTACTAATTTTAACGGAAGTAAACATATCGCGCAGGCTGTCGGGACGCCTACCATTGGTTTATGTGAACCCAGTGAGGCCCCTGTCTGGAACCCCGTATCTGAATCACATAAAGCGATTTATAAAAATGTTTCTTGCGCGGGATGCGGCAAAGTCGATGATTGCAAGGATATGAGCTGTATGAAATTGATTGAGGTTGATGAAGTGGAAAAAACAGTGGGGGAAATGATTAATATATGA
- a CDS encoding AAA family ATPase, translating into MYEQFQKLRAELKDYFKERGEVVDGALTALLAKQHLLLVGPPGTAKTNLVETLCTSIKGAKYFFHLLTKFTTDKDLLVSEVMVEEEMDQKGKLIRFVNRSEKKLPQAHIAFLDEIFKCSAVTLNALLRLIHERKCTINPGEEIDSPLITLIGASNELPGKDQEELMGLNDRFLLRYMVDYLSINNNENSPFVSMISNEVLKPQTTITLDDLCGFQEEVVKIKIPPIIYKIINNIRSDLKTNHNIQPSDRRYKESVKAIKAYAYLNHHFEEVEPDDLCILENIYWQTKNQMEKENIQKIIYKSIGSKEVMRVAEIYKQASKIYNDTVRSIEIHLQKDIGHVKDFKEFEILRNKLKGIEKDLNNLLFEPRELFENCSNNAGKNIIETYIKKMEVMPQKLLSKFSATAYREFWGEKNLSE; encoded by the coding sequence ATGTATGAACAATTTCAGAAACTCAGGGCGGAATTGAAAGATTATTTTAAAGAACGCGGTGAGGTCGTTGACGGGGCCTTAACAGCTCTGTTGGCAAAACAGCATCTTCTTCTTGTAGGCCCGCCGGGAACCGCGAAAACAAACCTGGTAGAAACACTATGCACAAGTATTAAAGGGGCCAAGTATTTTTTCCATCTGTTGACAAAATTCACGACTGATAAAGATTTACTGGTAAGCGAAGTGATGGTTGAAGAGGAAATGGACCAGAAAGGAAAACTCATTAGGTTTGTAAACAGGTCTGAAAAAAAACTGCCCCAGGCCCATATCGCGTTTCTTGATGAGATATTTAAATGCAGCGCGGTCACACTTAACGCGCTTCTCAGGCTGATACATGAACGTAAATGCACGATTAATCCCGGCGAGGAAATTGATTCCCCCCTGATTACCCTTATAGGTGCGAGCAACGAGCTTCCCGGGAAAGACCAGGAAGAACTTATGGGCTTAAACGACAGGTTTCTTTTAAGATACATGGTGGATTATCTTTCAATAAATAATAACGAAAATTCACCATTTGTCTCAATGATATCAAATGAAGTCCTCAAGCCTCAAACCACAATAACACTTGACGATTTATGCGGTTTCCAGGAAGAAGTCGTTAAGATAAAAATCCCGCCGATTATTTACAAGATTATCAATAATATCCGTTCAGATTTGAAAACAAACCATAACATTCAGCCGTCAGACAGGAGATATAAGGAATCCGTAAAAGCAATAAAAGCATACGCTTATTTAAACCATCATTTTGAGGAGGTAGAGCCCGACGATTTATGCATACTGGAAAATATATACTGGCAGACCAAAAACCAGATGGAAAAGGAAAATATTCAAAAAATAATTTACAAATCAATAGGAAGCAAGGAAGTAATGCGGGTCGCCGAGATTTATAAACAGGCGAGCAAAATATACAACGACACAGTCAGGTCAATTGAAATACATTTGCAGAAGGACATAGGCCATGTCAAGGATTTTAAGGAATTTGAAATATTAAGGAATAAGTTGAAGGGCATTGAAAAAGACCTTAACAATTTGTTATTTGAGCCAAGGGAACTTTTTGAAAATTGCAGTAACAACGCGGGGAAAAATATAATTGAGACATATATAAAAAAAATGGAAGTCATGCCGCAGAAATTGCTGTCAAAATTTTCAGCAACGGCGTACAGGGAATTTTGGGGTGAAAAAAATTTAAGTGAATAA
- a CDS encoding glycosyltransferase family 9 protein, translated as MDYKNILVCRTDHIGDVLLSTPVTSLLRKKYPGSFISFLTSRYASVVLKDNPDINEMIFIEDKNLVSELKKRKFEAAIVLFPCFDVCKKIFMANIPVRIGPANKWFVPLFLNRPVFQHRSRVLKHEAEYNLDLVVPLGIGPEQVNLAYAVSPGAKRFALDWKSKNNISKNEKFIIIHPGMKDSALNWPLRYYAELTDKLIKEKRVKLLFSHGPGEKEIICNLMKIMEEKPLVLDEAVDLSLFAGLISEADLLFCPSTGILHLACAVKTRTISIFSPIKVQSKKRWGPYGEGHIVFEPGVICKKKFKCHKAKCLYYNCMERITVKSVYDKISEIL; from the coding sequence ATGGATTATAAAAATATTTTAGTTTGCCGCACAGATCATATTGGTGATGTCTTATTATCGACACCTGTCACCAGCCTTTTGCGTAAAAAATACCCGGGTTCTTTTATTTCCTTTTTAACAAGCAGATATGCCTCGGTTGTGTTGAAAGACAACCCTGATATAAATGAAATGATTTTTATAGAAGACAAAAATCTGGTTTCCGAATTAAAAAAGAGAAAATTTGAAGCGGCCATTGTTTTATTTCCCTGCTTTGATGTCTGCAAGAAAATATTTATGGCGAATATTCCTGTCCGGATCGGCCCCGCAAATAAATGGTTTGTCCCGTTATTTTTAAACCGCCCTGTTTTCCAGCACCGTTCCCGCGTGTTAAAACATGAAGCAGAATATAACCTGGATTTAGTAGTACCGCTGGGGATTGGACCGGAACAGGTTAACCTTGCTTATGCAGTTTCACCGGGTGCGAAGAGATTTGCCTTGGATTGGAAATCTAAAAATAATATTTCAAAAAATGAAAAATTTATCATTATCCATCCCGGCATGAAAGATTCAGCTTTAAACTGGCCGTTGAGATATTACGCGGAGCTGACGGATAAATTAATAAAGGAGAAACGCGTTAAATTACTATTCAGCCACGGTCCCGGGGAGAAAGAAATAATTTGTAATTTGATGAAAATAATGGAGGAAAAACCTCTCGTCTTGGATGAAGCAGTAGATTTATCTCTTTTTGCCGGCTTAATATCAGAGGCAGATTTATTATTTTGCCCAAGCACAGGAATTCTTCATTTGGCTTGCGCGGTAAAAACCAGGACAATTTCCATATTCTCGCCGATAAAAGTGCAGAGCAAAAAACGCTGGGGCCCCTATGGCGAAGGGCATATTGTTTTTGAGCCGGGGGTGATTTGCAAAAAAAAATTTAAATGCCACAAAGCCAAATGTTTGTATTATAATTGTATGGAAAGAATAACTGTTAAAAGCGTTTACGATAAAATATCTGAAATCCTGTGA
- a CDS encoding glycosyltransferase family 1 protein gives MKIGLDVSPIAGGNWTGVGNYIINIVSNLARIDKENLYYLCYRFAHLKNRARILKIHQDNIKTKIIQEPFNFIFQLKIDIFHGLADRLPGFYRCKKIVTIHDIGSVVLEGNYSSGHFKDMMKKRYEKMLDRKQADLVITVSEFTKREIIKHFSYPGENIRVVYPGVRKMFKPQSESSINSAKEKYAIKRDYYLYVGAITLRKNISRIIKAFKIFSDKNKTIDLILAGNLSYGNEEILDEIIKLGLDERVKLTGYIKNEELVSLYCGAKALVFPSLYEGFGLPVIEAMACGTPVIVSNTASMPEVVASAGCLVDPEDVSDIARNLFVLAEDDNLRKNLKEKGLNRAQMFSWEKAARETFKIYEEL, from the coding sequence ATGAAAATAGGCCTTGATGTTTCTCCGATAGCGGGTGGGAATTGGACCGGTGTGGGAAATTACATTATAAATATTGTTTCCAATCTCGCAAGAATAGACAAAGAAAATTTGTATTATTTATGTTACCGTTTTGCTCATTTAAAAAACAGGGCGCGTATTTTAAAAATACACCAGGACAACATAAAAACAAAAATAATTCAGGAACCGTTTAACTTTATTTTTCAGTTAAAAATTGATATTTTTCATGGTTTAGCGGACAGGCTCCCGGGGTTTTACAGGTGCAAAAAAATAGTTACCATACATGACATCGGTTCGGTGGTTTTGGAAGGTAATTATTCATCGGGACATTTTAAGGATATGATGAAAAAACGCTATGAAAAAATGCTGGACAGAAAACAGGCTGATTTGGTTATAACCGTGTCGGAATTTACAAAGAGAGAGATAATTAAACATTTTTCTTACCCGGGAGAAAATATACGCGTGGTATATCCCGGTGTTAGAAAAATGTTTAAACCACAAAGTGAAAGCAGTATAAACTCCGCGAAAGAGAAATATGCCATAAAAAGGGATTATTATTTGTATGTGGGAGCGATTACCCTGAGAAAAAATATTTCAAGAATAATAAAAGCATTTAAAATATTTTCGGATAAAAATAAAACAATCGATTTGATATTGGCCGGGAATTTATCCTATGGGAATGAAGAAATATTGGACGAGATTATAAAATTAGGTTTGGATGAACGTGTAAAGCTGACAGGTTACATTAAAAATGAAGAATTAGTGTCTTTATACTGCGGTGCAAAAGCACTAGTGTTTCCCTCATTATATGAAGGATTTGGCTTGCCTGTAATTGAAGCGATGGCATGCGGGACACCGGTAATCGTATCAAATACGGCCTCAATGCCGGAAGTTGTCGCGAGCGCGGGCTGTCTGGTTGATCCGGAGGATGTTTCTGATATCGCAAGGAATTTATTTGTCCTGGCGGAGGATGATAATTTAAGGAAAAATTTGAAGGAAAAAGGTTTAAACAGGGCGCAGATGTTTTCATGGGAAAAAGCAGCGCGGGAAACTTTTAAAATTTATGAGGAATTGTGA
- the waaF gene encoding lipopolysaccharide heptosyltransferase II, translated as MGKHKRIIIIQTAFIGDVILTLPLIEKVYNKYNGSKISFLITPKAYDLVKANPYISEIIVYDKNGKDKGLKNFLKLAGKIKTQKYDLAVLPHRSVRSAMLVYYAGIPDRIGFDRSAGKMFLTRAVKYSWDKHEAERNLDLIEEKAEDKKIPIFLDTEDIKKADRFVKEKGITGKDCLIGVAPGSVWATKRWLKERYAELINRLIDDFGAKIIIFGGSEDKDLAEEINDMTGNNLVIAAGKLSIGESASAISKCRYFVANDTAPLHLASAFHVPAVAIFGPTITGFGFGPYSPRFAVVEKDLKCRPCGRHGHRKCPKIHFKCMREITTEDVFKAFRRLFDENRP; from the coding sequence ATGGGAAAACATAAAAGAATTATTATCATACAAACCGCTTTTATCGGTGACGTGATTTTAACGCTTCCATTGATTGAGAAAGTTTATAATAAATATAATGGAAGCAAAATTTCATTTTTGATTACGCCAAAGGCGTATGATTTAGTAAAAGCGAACCCGTATATCAGCGAAATTATTGTTTATGACAAGAACGGGAAAGATAAAGGACTTAAGAATTTTCTAAAACTGGCTGGAAAAATTAAAACCCAAAAATATGACCTTGCTGTTTTGCCCCACAGGTCTGTCCGTTCAGCGATGCTCGTTTATTACGCGGGAATACCCGATCGTATTGGTTTTGACAGAAGCGCGGGAAAGATGTTTTTAACGAGGGCCGTTAAATATTCATGGGACAAGCATGAAGCGGAAAGAAACCTTGATTTGATTGAAGAAAAAGCTGAAGATAAAAAAATACCAATTTTTCTTGATACAGAAGATATAAAAAAAGCTGATAGATTTGTAAAGGAAAAAGGGATAACAGGAAAAGACTGTTTAATAGGTGTTGCCCCTGGTTCGGTCTGGGCAACAAAACGATGGTTAAAAGAAAGGTATGCTGAACTTATAAACAGATTGATTGATGATTTTGGCGCAAAAATAATTATTTTCGGCGGGTCGGAAGATAAAGATTTGGCGGAAGAGATAAATGATATGACAGGAAATAATTTGGTTATTGCCGCCGGGAAATTATCAATCGGGGAGTCAGCGTCGGCGATTTCAAAATGCCGGTATTTTGTCGCAAACGATACCGCGCCGCTGCATTTGGCGTCGGCTTTTCATGTCCCGGCTGTTGCCATATTTGGCCCGACAATCACAGGCTTTGGATTTGGACCGTATAGCCCGCGTTTCGCGGTTGTCGAGAAAGATCTCAAGTGTCGTCCCTGCGGGCGGCACGGCCACAGGAAATGCCCAAAAATCCATTTTAAATGCATGAGAGAAATTACCACAGAAGATGTATTCAAAGCTTTCAGGAGGCTGTTTGATGAAAATAGGCCTTGA
- a CDS encoding 2-isopropylmalate synthase, producing the protein MKNNIIIFDTTLRDGEQSPGISLNIQDKLEIAVQLARLGVDVIEAGFPVTSEGDFKAVKTIAEEVEGPVICGLSRAVKKDIERAAEALRNCKRPRIHTFINSSNIQIKHQLKKTHREVLQMTEDAVKLARSVCPDVEFSPMDATRADINFIYELVSIAIENGAGTINIPDTVGYSLPWEFGDFISKIIKNTKGSGKVIWSVHCHNDLGLSVANSIAAIKNGVTQVECTVNGIGERAGNTSMEEVVMIIDTRKDLLNAATGIKTTEIMKTSQLISRLTGYQVQPNKAVVGLNAFAHTSGIHQDGVIKERTTFEIMNPRKIGLKESKLILGKTSGRHAFRKHLEELGYFLDEEGLERAFLRFKDLADKKVEISENDIEAIAQDEKRVSQKETFTIEFMETSSGTGTVPHASIKLKKEEKILEAQASGDGQVDAVCNAISRATGIKTKLLVYNVSSITSGLDSQGEVTIHLEIEGKRIIGRGVSTDIIEASARAYLNAINKYILLKENSKS; encoded by the coding sequence ATGAAAAATAATATAATAATTTTTGATACAACTCTTCGGGACGGCGAGCAGTCGCCGGGAATAAGCCTGAATATCCAGGATAAATTGGAAATAGCCGTCCAATTGGCGCGCCTGGGTGTTGATGTTATTGAAGCCGGGTTCCCTGTAACATCGGAAGGCGATTTCAAGGCGGTAAAAACCATTGCTGAAGAGGTTGAAGGCCCTGTTATCTGCGGCCTTTCGCGCGCGGTAAAAAAAGATATAGAACGGGCGGCTGAGGCTTTGCGAAATTGTAAAAGGCCGAGGATCCACACTTTTATCAATAGCTCAAATATCCAGATTAAACACCAGCTTAAAAAAACACACAGGGAAGTTTTACAAATGACTGAAGACGCTGTAAAACTTGCGAGAAGTGTTTGCCCGGATGTTGAATTTTCGCCCATGGACGCGACAAGGGCGGACATAAATTTTATTTATGAGCTTGTAAGTATAGCGATTGAAAACGGGGCCGGGACAATAAATATTCCGGACACAGTTGGATATTCGCTCCCGTGGGAATTCGGAGATTTTATTTCAAAAATAATTAAAAATACCAAAGGGAGCGGCAAGGTCATATGGAGTGTGCATTGCCATAATGATCTCGGGCTTTCGGTGGCAAATTCAATCGCGGCGATAAAAAACGGCGTGACCCAGGTTGAATGCACGGTTAACGGCATCGGCGAACGGGCCGGTAATACTTCAATGGAAGAGGTTGTAATGATTATCGACACGCGCAAAGACCTTTTAAACGCGGCAACAGGGATAAAAACAACCGAAATAATGAAAACGAGCCAGTTGATAAGCCGCCTGACAGGCTACCAGGTCCAGCCGAATAAAGCTGTTGTCGGGTTGAATGCCTTCGCGCATACATCCGGTATTCACCAGGACGGGGTGATAAAAGAGAGGACTACTTTTGAAATTATGAACCCGCGGAAGATAGGTTTGAAAGAAAGCAAACTGATTCTTGGAAAGACGTCGGGCAGGCACGCGTTCCGGAAGCACCTTGAAGAACTCGGTTATTTTCTTGATGAGGAAGGTTTGGAAAGGGCGTTTCTCCGCTTCAAGGATCTGGCTGACAAAAAAGTCGAAATTTCTGAGAATGATATTGAGGCTATCGCACAGGATGAAAAAAGGGTTTCCCAGAAGGAAACTTTCACGATCGAATTTATGGAGACATCGAGCGGCACAGGGACTGTGCCGCATGCTTCAATAAAATTAAAAAAGGAAGAAAAAATTCTGGAAGCTCAAGCTTCAGGCGATGGCCAGGTCGATGCTGTTTGCAACGCGATCAGCAGGGCCACTGGCATTAAGACAAAACTCTTGGTTTATAATGTAAGTTCAATCACTTCGGGGCTTGATTCCCAGGGGGAAGTCACCATTCATCTTGAGATTGAAGGGAAAAGAATTATCGGCCGGGGCGTGAGCACGGACATTATCGAGGCGAGCGCGAGAGCGTATCTGAACGCAATTAATAAGTATATTTTATTAAAGGAGAATTCAAAAAGCTAG
- the pssA gene encoding CDP-diacylglycerol--serine O-phosphatidyltransferase yields MEKKNNTGKGIYIIPNLFTLGNLFSGFLSIICSLDGKFEMAAYYIILAAFFDGMDGRIARMTNSHSRFGVEFDSLSDLASFGMAPALLIYLYILRAYGKIGWMVAFLFVAGGALRLARFNVLTDKAEKNFFTGLPIPSAATVVISYVLIAIRYNWSGHKIILPIMMILISFLMVSNLRYFGFKELDLKRKKPFNLLVIAVIGFYIVVLNPQMFLFILSLLYLISGLLSPVLFPVKTALPVRGVNPAHPKNETRGFIDVATKNRPSSPV; encoded by the coding sequence ATGGAAAAAAAGAATAATACAGGAAAGGGAATTTACATTATCCCGAATTTATTTACACTGGGGAATCTTTTTTCCGGATTTTTATCAATAATCTGTTCTCTTGACGGAAAATTTGAAATGGCGGCATATTATATAATCCTTGCGGCATTTTTTGACGGGATGGACGGCAGGATAGCCCGTATGACAAATTCACACAGCAGGTTTGGCGTGGAATTCGATTCCCTGTCGGATTTGGCCTCTTTTGGAATGGCGCCCGCCCTTTTAATTTATTTATACATACTTCGCGCATACGGCAAGATAGGGTGGATGGTCGCGTTTCTTTTTGTCGCGGGTGGGGCCTTGCGGCTCGCCAGGTTTAATGTTTTGACGGATAAAGCTGAGAAGAATTTTTTCACAGGACTGCCGATTCCGTCTGCCGCAACGGTAGTAATATCTTATGTTTTGATTGCCATCCGTTATAATTGGTCCGGGCATAAAATAATCCTTCCTATAATGATGATTTTGATATCATTTTTAATGGTAAGCAATTTAAGGTATTTTGGTTTTAAAGAATTGGATTTAAAAAGGAAAAAACCGTTTAATCTCCTGGTAATCGCGGTGATAGGATTTTACATTGTTGTCCTTAATCCCCAGATGTTTTTATTTATATTATCCTTGTTATATTTGATTTCCGGTTTGTTGTCCCCTGTCCTTTTCCCTGTTAAAACGGCATTACCCGTTAGAGGGGTAAACCCCGCTCATCCTAAAAATGAGACCAGAGGTTTTATCGATGTGGCAACAAAAAATCGTCCTTCATCTCCTGTTTAA
- a CDS encoding phosphatidylserine decarboxylase family protein codes for MEKEIMGAGQTDFSRKLPVAKEGIQIAFYFIFGAIIAFYLNLKIPGFIFVFFAGFVLFFFRDPDRVSPEGDNLILSPADGTVIEIEKVKEDKFLKTDSLKVSIFLSIFNVHINRSPVSGKIKYFEYQKGKFLIASKKEATDKNEKNIIGIEGKRFNLLVYQITGLIARRVVFWLGMEDNVSAGERIGLMKFGSRMDVFCPINTQIKVKIGDKVRAGESILGVVG; via the coding sequence TTGGAAAAAGAAATAATGGGCGCGGGACAAACTGATTTTTCAAGAAAATTACCTGTTGCCAAAGAAGGCATCCAGATAGCGTTTTATTTTATATTTGGGGCGATTATCGCATTTTACCTGAATCTGAAAATACCGGGTTTTATTTTTGTGTTTTTCGCGGGTTTTGTTTTGTTTTTTTTCAGGGACCCTGACAGGGTTTCACCGGAGGGTGATAATTTAATATTATCACCGGCTGACGGGACGGTTATAGAGATAGAAAAAGTAAAAGAAGATAAATTTTTAAAAACAGATTCTTTAAAGGTTAGTATTTTTCTTTCTATCTTTAATGTCCACATTAACCGTTCGCCGGTAAGCGGCAAAATAAAGTATTTTGAATACCAGAAAGGTAAATTTCTAATAGCGAGCAAAAAAGAGGCAACCGATAAAAACGAGAAAAATATTATTGGAATTGAGGGAAAAAGATTTAATCTTCTGGTTTACCAGATTACAGGATTAATCGCCCGCAGAGTGGTATTCTGGCTGGGCATGGAAGATAATGTCAGTGCCGGGGAGCGTATAGGACTTATGAAATTTGGGTCGCGGATGGATGTTTTTTGTCCGATAAATACTCAAATTAAAGTAAAAATTGGGGATAAAGTCAGGGCGGGAGAAAGTATTTTAGGGGTAGTCGGTTGA